The Streptomyces sp. V4I8 genome includes the window CATGATCGACTTCGCCGAGTACGAGCCGAACGCGGGCGACGTGTTGTGGATTCGGCCGGGTCAGGTTCACCGTTTCTCGGGGACGGGCGCCTACCGGGGCACCGTCCTGACCATGCAGCCAGGCTTCCTGCCCCGCGCCACGGTGGAGGCGACCGGGCTCTATCGCTACGACCTTCCGCCCCTGCACCACCCCGACGAGGCCCGGCTTACCGCTCTGCGTTCGGCGCTGGCCCAGCTCCAACGCGAGTACGAGGACACGACGACCCTGCCCCTGAGCCTGCACACCGCCGTCCTGCGCCACTCCCTGACGGCGTTCCTGCTGCGCCTGGCCCACCTCGCGGCGAGCTCGGCGGAGGCCGAGCGCCGCCAGGCCGACACGACCTTCACCCTCTTCCGGGACGCGGTCGAGCAGGGCTTCGCCACCAACCACAGCGTCAGCGCGTATGCCGACCAGCTCGGTTACTCCCGTCGGACCCTCGTCCGCGCGGTCCGCGCCGCCACGGGGCAGACCCCCAAGGGGTTCATCGACCGGCGCGTGATCCTGGAGGCCAAGCGGCTGCTGGCCCACACGGACATGCCGATCGGGCGGGTGGGGGCGGCGGTGGGGTTTCCGGATGCCGCGAACTTCTCCAAGTTCTTCCATCAGCACACGGAGGTGACGCCGGCGGGGTTCCGGGCGGAGATGCGGTGACGCTCCGCTGGGTGGGGCGGGGGGGTTGTTGGTTGGCTGCGGGTTCGTTGTGGCTGGTCGCGCCCACGCGGCGGAGCCGCATATCGATACCGCCCCGCGCCCCCAGGGGTTGTCGGGCCGTGGGCTGGTCTGTTCTGGGGGTCCGCGCACACCCGTCCAGCGATCCCTCCAGTCTGTCCTGGCCTCGGCGGGTCTTCTTGACAAGGCCGGCTTGCTTGTCTACGAGTGCTGAATGACCGACCGCGAAGAGATCTCCGACGCCGTGCCGTTGCCGGACACGGAGGTTGCCGCGACGCATGCCGCGGACGCCCTCCTGGAACACCTGGCCGACAGACTCGGTGCCAGTGCCTCGGTCACCGCTGTCTACGGCGAACCCGTCACCGCTGACGGTGTCACCGTCATCCCGGTCGCCAGGGTCGCCTTCGGGCTGGGCGGCGGAGCCGGGCTGGGCGGTGAGGCCGGGGCCCGTGAGGGCGGGGGCGGTGGGGGAGGGGCGGATGCCAGGCCGGTCGGCTACATCGAGATCAGCAACGGCGTCGCGACGTACCGGCCCATCCGCCGCAACTGGACCGACGTCGCGCTTCCGCTCGCCGCGCTGGTTCTCGGAGCCGCCCTCCCGAAAGTCGTCCGGATGCTACGGCGGCGACGTTGAGCACGGCGGTGGCCATGACGGTGCCCCGCGGGCCGGTGGGGTCTCGCGGGGCATCGACAAGGCGGGGGCCGTAGTGCAACGCACCTGTCAGCGGCCGAAGTTGAACCAGTTCACGTTCACGAAGTCCGAAGGCTGGCCGCTGGTGAAGGTGAGGTAGACGTCGTGCGTGCCGGTGACACCGCTGATGTTCGCCGGGATCGTCCGCCACGACTGCCACCCGCCGGTGTTGCCCACCGAGAAGCTGCCGACCGGTGCGTTGCTGCGACTGTCCAGGCGCACCTCGACCAGGCCGCTGACGCCGCCCGCCGCACCGCTCGCCACCCGGGCCACGAACTGGGTGGCCGCCGTGGAACCGAAGCTGACGCCCTTGTACAGCGCCCAGTCGCCGTTCGCCACGGCGCCGATGTTCTGTCCGCCGCCCGAGTCGGAGGTGGTCTCGGCGCTCACGCCGCTCTGGCTGTCGTACGACTCGGCCTGGATGGCGCTGTAGGCGTCACGGTTGCCCGTCGGCGGGGGCGTGGTGCCGCTCCCACTGGCCGACAGCACCTGGACGTAGTCGACGACCATGGCGTGCCCGGGCTGTGTTCCGCTGTCCGGGCCGCCTCCGAAGGCGTCCGGGAAGCCGCCGCCCATGGCCACGTTGAGGATGATGAAGAAGCCGTGGTTCGTGGCGTTCGCCCAGGTCGTCGCGTCGACCTGGTGGGCGCGCACGGTGTGGAAGTTGGTGCCGTCGAGGTAGAAGCGGATCTCCTCGGGGCTCGTCGAGCGGTCCCACTCCATCCGGTAGGTGTGGAAGCCCGCCTGGCAGGTGGTGCCGGAGCAGGTGGTGTTGCCGCCGATGCCGCTGGTCTCGTTGCAG containing:
- a CDS encoding helix-turn-helix domain-containing protein produces the protein MTDVKAEGGNGIRTFPFPVDLSVLGVGMQVGQMGAGRTWHAADAPLERVHRIDFHIVMLFDDGPVRHMIDFAEYEPNAGDVLWIRPGQVHRFSGTGAYRGTVLTMQPGFLPRATVEATGLYRYDLPPLHHPDEARLTALRSALAQLQREYEDTTTLPLSLHTAVLRHSLTAFLLRLAHLAASSAEAERRQADTTFTLFRDAVEQGFATNHSVSAYADQLGYSRRTLVRAVRAATGQTPKGFIDRRVILEAKRLLAHTDMPIGRVGAAVGFPDAANFSKFFHQHTEVTPAGFRAEMR
- a CDS encoding spore germination protein GerW family protein, whose translation is MTDREEISDAVPLPDTEVAATHAADALLEHLADRLGASASVTAVYGEPVTADGVTVIPVARVAFGLGGGAGLGGEAGAREGGGGGGGADARPVGYIEISNGVATYRPIRRNWTDVALPLAALVLGAALPKVVRMLRRRR
- a CDS encoding glycoside hydrolase family 16 protein; amino-acid sequence: MSEPSGIHRRHRSLRRTLVALLGTLGLAAAAATVAVPSANASAPTPPSGWTQVFLDDFNGAAGTGVNTSNWQYATGKGYPGGPANWGTGEIETMTNSTENVALDGSGNLRITPRRDASGNWTSGRVETNRTDFQPPAGGKLRVEARIQVPNVTGAAAKGYWPAFWMLGAPYRGDYWNWPSVGELDIMENTQGMNTVFATMHCGTSPGGPCNETSGIGGNTTCSGTTCQAGFHTYRMEWDRSTSPEEIRFYLDGTNFHTVRAHQVDATTWANATNHGFFIILNVAMGGGFPDAFGGGPDSGTQPGHAMVVDYVQVLSASGSGTTPPPTGNRDAYSAIQAESYDSQSGVSAETTSDSGGGQNIGAVANGDWALYKGVSFGSTAATQFVARVASGAAGGVSGLVEVRLDSRSNAPVGSFSVGNTGGWQSWRTIPANISGVTGTHDVYLTFTSGQPSDFVNVNWFNFGR